In Turicibacter sanguinis, a genomic segment contains:
- a CDS encoding molybdopterin-binding protein: MKMIKVEDAIGSILTHDVTQIIPGQFKGRLFKKGHLIQEEDIEKLRAIGKEHIYVWEVKEGQLHENDAAIRLSNLAKGDGIRASDEIKEGKIDFFADCDGVLKIDKEKLMTLNSIGEMMMATIHTNTPLKKGEKIGGTRVIPLVIDEEKIKEAETLITDKIMWMEPFKAKKCLLITTGNEVYKGTIKDAFLPVIKKKLEYYGSTVSRQVILPDQKELIIEAIQQGLQENVDLIICTGGMSVDPDDVTPSAIKESGGRLVTYGSPVLPGAMFLLAYHGKTPVLGVPSCAMYSKRTVLDLVLPRILIDEELTAEDIAAYGHGGLCLDCGVCTFPHCSFGK, from the coding sequence ATGAAAATGATTAAAGTTGAAGATGCGATTGGATCAATTCTAACACATGACGTCACACAAATCATCCCAGGTCAATTTAAAGGCCGTTTATTTAAAAAAGGGCATTTGATTCAAGAAGAGGATATTGAAAAATTACGTGCTATTGGGAAAGAACATATTTATGTTTGGGAAGTGAAAGAGGGCCAACTACATGAAAATGACGCGGCGATTCGGCTTTCTAATTTAGCTAAAGGCGATGGCATTAGGGCATCGGATGAAATCAAAGAAGGGAAAATCGACTTCTTTGCGGACTGCGACGGTGTTTTGAAAATTGATAAAGAAAAGTTAATGACCCTAAATTCCATTGGTGAAATGATGATGGCGACGATTCATACGAATACTCCATTAAAAAAAGGAGAGAAGATTGGTGGAACACGTGTCATTCCATTGGTCATCGATGAAGAAAAAATTAAAGAAGCAGAAACCTTAATTACAGATAAGATTATGTGGATGGAACCGTTTAAAGCAAAAAAATGTTTGTTGATTACAACAGGAAATGAAGTTTATAAAGGAACGATTAAAGATGCGTTTTTACCAGTTATCAAAAAGAAACTTGAATACTATGGAAGTACAGTGAGTCGTCAGGTCATTTTGCCCGATCAAAAAGAGTTAATTATTGAAGCCATCCAACAAGGACTTCAAGAGAACGTTGATTTAATTATTTGTACGGGGGGGATGTCAGTCGATCCTGATGATGTGACGCCGTCTGCTATTAAAGAAAGTGGAGGTCGACTTGTGACTTATGGATCACCTGTTTTACCAGGGGCGATGTTCTTACTCGCTTATCATGGAAAAACACCGGTACTTGGGGTGCCAAGTTGTGCGATGTATTCTAAGCGTACGGTTCTTGATTTGGTTTTACCTCGTATTTTAATTGATGAAGAATTAACAGCTGAGGATATTGCAGCCTATGGACATGGTGGATTATGTTTAGATTGTGGTGTTTGTACGTTCCCGCATTGTTCATTTGGAAAATAA
- the moaC gene encoding cyclic pyranopterin monophosphate synthase MoaC, with product MENKLTHFDQNGRAQMVDVSNKVETARVAIAVSSIRMSEETLHLIEAGKIGKGDVLGVARIAGIMACKQTSNLIPMCHPLMISSCNVDFEVDRENSKIHIKATVKIVDKTGVEMEALTAAMTAALTIYDMCKAVDKRMVIEETHLLKKTGGKSGEFNF from the coding sequence ATGGAAAATAAATTAACGCATTTTGATCAAAATGGACGAGCTCAGATGGTGGATGTTTCAAATAAAGTTGAAACGGCACGTGTAGCCATTGCGGTTTCAAGTATTCGCATGAGTGAAGAAACGCTTCATTTAATTGAAGCAGGGAAAATCGGAAAAGGTGATGTATTAGGTGTGGCACGTATTGCTGGAATCATGGCATGTAAGCAAACGTCTAACTTAATTCCCATGTGTCATCCGTTGATGATTTCAAGCTGTAATGTTGATTTTGAAGTCGATCGTGAAAACAGTAAGATTCATATAAAAGCAACGGTTAAAATCGTGGATAAAACAGGAGTTGAAATGGAAGCTTTAACCGCTGCTATGACTGCTGCTTTAACGATTTATGATATGTGTAAAGCCGTTGATAAACGAATGGTGATTGAAGAAACGCATTTGTTAAAGAAAACAGGAGGAAAAAGTGGCGAATTTAATTTTTAA
- the moaA gene encoding GTP 3',8-cyclase MoaA — protein MKDRFNREIDYLRLSVTDQCNLRCVYCMEDTTQEFLPKCSKLSDDEMIRIVTACARLGIKKVRLTGGEPLVRPGIVELIKRIHDIDGIEEIYLTTNGTVLSDQVKTLAHHGLKGVNISLDSLKADRFHQITRRGILANVLKFIDECLAYGLKVKLNTVLVDEVNQDEILDFVRLTLEKPIDVRFIELMPIGVGKVHKGVTNEEVLQTICSSYSDVVEVGKADKGGPATYVCVNQGPGKVGFISAVSNCFCESCNRIRVSADGFLKQCLHFKFGVSLKDLIRAGITDEALQHVIYEQIYHKPEKHLFNQENIDEEVKFMNQIGG, from the coding sequence ATGAAAGATAGATTTAACAGAGAAATAGATTATTTAAGGCTATCCGTTACCGACCAATGTAATTTACGATGTGTTTATTGCATGGAAGATACCACTCAAGAATTTTTACCGAAATGTAGTAAGTTAAGCGATGATGAAATGATTCGCATTGTGACTGCCTGTGCCCGTCTTGGCATAAAAAAAGTTCGATTAACAGGTGGAGAACCTCTAGTCCGTCCTGGCATTGTTGAATTAATAAAGCGAATTCACGATATCGATGGGATTGAAGAAATTTATCTCACAACGAATGGAACCGTATTATCTGATCAAGTGAAGACATTAGCTCATCACGGTCTTAAAGGGGTAAACATTAGTTTAGATTCATTAAAAGCTGATCGATTTCACCAAATCACACGTCGTGGGATTTTAGCCAATGTTTTAAAGTTTATTGATGAGTGTTTAGCTTATGGGTTAAAGGTAAAGTTAAATACAGTCCTTGTCGATGAGGTGAATCAAGATGAAATTTTAGATTTTGTAAGATTAACGCTAGAAAAACCAATTGATGTTCGTTTCATTGAACTCATGCCCATCGGAGTTGGAAAAGTGCATAAAGGTGTGACAAATGAAGAGGTGCTTCAAACAATTTGCTCTAGTTACTCAGATGTTGTGGAAGTTGGAAAAGCGGATAAAGGTGGACCGGCAACATATGTCTGTGTGAATCAAGGACCTGGAAAAGTCGGGTTTATTTCTGCTGTGAGTAATTGTTTCTGTGAATCATGTAATCGGATTCGCGTGAGTGCAGATGGTTTTTTGAAGCAATGCTTACATTTTAAATTTGGTGTGAGTTTAAAAGATTTAATAAGAGCAGGTATCACTGATGAGGCATTGCAACACGTCATCTATGAACAAATTTATCACAAACCTGAAAAACATTTATTTAATCAAGAGAATATAGACGAAGAAGTTAAGTTTATGAATCAAATTGGAGGGTAA
- a CDS encoding MOSC domain-containing protein, producing the protein MNQVMAICMSEKKGTAKQMVQEATLIENFGIKGDAHAGKWHRQVSLLALEKIEDFNLKGANVDFGAFGENLVVSGIKLNELPVGQKIQVGETLLEVTQIGKECHTRCAIYYRVGQCIMPKNGIFTRVLKGGNIKVGDSVVLIEE; encoded by the coding sequence GTGAATCAAGTCATGGCAATTTGTATGAGTGAAAAAAAAGGAACGGCCAAACAAATGGTACAAGAGGCAACACTAATTGAAAATTTCGGAATTAAAGGAGATGCTCATGCTGGAAAATGGCATCGTCAAGTCAGTTTATTAGCACTTGAAAAAATTGAAGATTTCAATTTAAAAGGAGCTAATGTTGATTTTGGAGCGTTTGGTGAAAATTTAGTCGTATCGGGGATCAAACTAAATGAACTACCGGTTGGACAAAAGATTCAAGTGGGGGAAACCTTACTTGAAGTCACACAAATTGGAAAAGAGTGTCATACACGTTGTGCGATTTACTACCGCGTAGGTCAATGTATCATGCCGAAAAATGGAATTTTCACACGAGTTTTAAAAGGTGGAAACATCAAAGTCGGGGATAGCGTCGTTTTAATTGAAGAATAA
- a CDS encoding aminoglycoside phosphotransferase family protein, with the protein MESVLKSIAVCQSAKIVKKVEAGWSSDVKYYVLDAHNREYMLRLSDISQDQSKRIEFERIQNFNTLDFEMSRAVEFGTCNPGSMVYMLLTWVVGESLESSLKVLSEQKQYELGIKAGKILKAIHDLPTIEVVDVLAKKEKMLEKLARYERCGYRVEQDDKIINYIKSHLDDLNDLKVVMNHGDYHVGNLILTSDFEVGVIDFNRMQVSDYVEDFYKVQSFNVEVSIPFSIGQIHGYFQGNPSEEFWKVLALYNAYAALNSITWATKFGQEAIEGMIRRCRQTMKDYDSFTQVVPRWYVTLE; encoded by the coding sequence ATGGAATCTGTTTTGAAATCAATTGCGGTTTGTCAATCTGCTAAAATCGTGAAGAAGGTTGAAGCAGGATGGTCAAGTGATGTAAAGTATTATGTACTAGACGCTCATAACCGTGAATATATGTTAAGGTTATCAGATATTTCACAGGATCAATCAAAGCGGATAGAGTTTGAACGAATTCAAAACTTCAATACTTTAGACTTTGAGATGTCACGAGCTGTTGAATTTGGGACGTGTAATCCAGGAAGCATGGTTTATATGTTATTAACTTGGGTTGTCGGAGAGTCACTTGAGTCATCACTAAAAGTGTTGAGTGAGCAGAAGCAATATGAATTAGGAATAAAGGCCGGAAAAATTTTAAAGGCTATTCATGATTTGCCGACAATAGAAGTGGTGGATGTGTTAGCGAAAAAAGAAAAGATGCTTGAAAAATTGGCTCGTTATGAACGTTGTGGGTATCGTGTTGAGCAAGATGATAAAATTATCAACTATATTAAATCGCACTTAGATGACTTAAATGATTTGAAGGTGGTCATGAATCATGGAGATTATCATGTTGGGAATTTGATTTTAACTTCAGATTTTGAAGTAGGAGTCATTGATTTCAATCGAATGCAAGTGAGTGATTACGTAGAGGATTTTTATAAAGTGCAATCATTTAATGTTGAGGTCAGTATCCCGTTTTCAATCGGTCAAATTCATGGCTATTTTCAAGGGAATCCAAGTGAAGAATTTTGGAAAGTCTTAGCGTTATATAATGCGTATGCAGCGCTTAATTCTATTACTTGGGCTACTAAGTTTGGCCAAGAAGCAATTGAGGGCATGATTCGTCGCTGTAGACAAACAATGAAAGATTATGATTCTTTTACTCAAGTGGTACCACGTTGGTATGTCACGCTTGAGTAA
- a CDS encoding glycoside hydrolase family 73 protein — MKKRWIFLFLIGFMVVLIRGFKDIETKYELKKEQERMAHLDVSALDLTYLVNKVDELGGDFNQLNWKEIIAFIGVEQNNEMHQISDEVLTYTAQEFMTDTHVKSFDEVVADSDFSDDEKTRAYQYLDDLKYVGYVSSKLEPSAKEAQFIAQLVQPAEANYYETGILPSITIAQAILESNWGTSDLAVATHNLFGIKADSRWDGPSMSFETLEYADQMVIGTFRQYENWQQSIDDHAAFLVNNARYQQAGVFEAKTYRLQAKALQDAGYSTAEDELGNRVYAKRLGELIRQYNLQLYDHEVMYEAS; from the coding sequence ATGAAAAAAAGATGGATCTTCCTCTTCCTCATTGGCTTTATGGTCGTGTTGATTAGAGGATTTAAAGATATCGAAACAAAATATGAACTTAAAAAAGAACAGGAACGGATGGCTCATTTGGATGTTTCAGCCCTTGATTTAACGTATCTGGTCAATAAAGTCGATGAATTAGGTGGTGATTTTAATCAATTAAATTGGAAAGAGATAATCGCTTTCATTGGTGTGGAACAAAATAATGAGATGCACCAAATTAGTGATGAGGTCTTAACCTACACGGCCCAAGAATTTATGACGGATACCCATGTGAAAAGTTTTGATGAAGTGGTAGCAGATTCTGACTTTTCAGATGATGAAAAGACGCGTGCTTATCAATATTTAGACGATTTAAAATACGTCGGTTATGTTTCCTCAAAGCTAGAACCAAGCGCTAAAGAGGCACAATTTATTGCCCAACTCGTCCAACCAGCAGAGGCAAATTATTATGAAACGGGCATTTTACCTTCTATCACGATTGCCCAAGCTATCTTAGAATCTAACTGGGGAACATCTGATTTGGCGGTAGCGACACATAATTTATTTGGGATTAAGGCAGACTCACGTTGGGATGGTCCGAGTATGAGCTTTGAAACACTTGAATATGCTGATCAAATGGTAATTGGAACCTTTCGCCAGTATGAAAACTGGCAACAATCAATTGATGATCATGCTGCCTTTTTAGTCAATAATGCTCGTTATCAACAAGCTGGCGTTTTTGAGGCAAAAACGTATCGACTTCAAGCCAAGGCTTTGCAAGATGCTGGCTATAGTACAGCAGAAGATGAACTTGGAAATCGCGTCTATGCGAAACGACTTGGCGAATTAATTCGGCAGTATAATTTACAACTTTATGATCATGAAGTGATGTATGAAGCTTCATAA
- a CDS encoding DUF434 domain-containing protein has translation MKKRGFDIHDTKWFSKTEQLRLKQAKEEIEWLLDRNYPILPVVKFVSDRYQFSNRQRDALKRCVCTQLQKESRISRRLSLSALNHQTIYIDGFNLIITLEVALSGGTLIRGRDEIIRDLAGLRGTYKLIEQTEEALRLIGQCLSSHHVNQVIFYLDEPVSNSRNLKYKILEFSKFWNFKTSVELVPNADLALQHHSHIISSDAIVLDSCLSYFNLSEDIIQRFIPDAFILTF, from the coding sequence ATGAAAAAACGTGGCTTTGATATCCATGATACAAAATGGTTTTCAAAGACAGAGCAACTTCGATTAAAACAGGCCAAAGAAGAAATCGAGTGGCTTCTTGATCGAAACTATCCCATCTTACCCGTCGTTAAATTTGTGTCGGATCGCTATCAATTTTCCAATCGCCAACGGGATGCCTTAAAGCGTTGTGTCTGCACACAGTTACAAAAAGAAAGTCGAATCTCTCGTCGATTATCACTTTCAGCCTTAAACCATCAAACAATCTATATTGATGGATTCAACCTGATCATCACCCTTGAAGTCGCCCTATCAGGAGGCACCTTAATTCGTGGCCGTGATGAAATCATTCGCGATTTAGCCGGACTTCGAGGAACATACAAACTCATTGAGCAAACAGAAGAAGCACTGCGACTGATTGGTCAATGCTTAAGCTCTCATCACGTGAACCAGGTTATTTTTTATTTAGATGAACCGGTTTCTAACTCGCGAAATCTCAAATACAAGATTTTAGAGTTTTCAAAATTTTGGAACTTTAAAACAAGCGTGGAATTGGTTCCTAATGCCGATTTAGCTCTTCAACATCACTCCCATATCATAAGTAGTGATGCCATCGTTTTAGACTCTTGCCTCAGTTATTTTAATTTAAGCGAAGATATTATTCAACGATTCATCCCTGACGCGTTCATTTTAACCTTTTAG
- a CDS encoding DNA alkylation repair protein: MIETIRNELLVLAEPTYQRFAMRLLPGTDHLLGVRLPKLRQMARKIFKRIMRHIYKTMTNFTLKKSC; this comes from the coding sequence GTGATTGAAACAATCAGAAATGAATTACTTGTGTTAGCAGAGCCAACCTATCAAAGGTTCGCAATGCGACTATTACCTGGAACCGACCATTTACTTGGAGTTCGTTTACCAAAGCTTCGGCAAATGGCTAGAAAAATCTTCAAAAGGATTATGAGGCATATTTACAAAACAATGACGAACTTTACTTTGAAGAAATCATGTTAA
- a CDS encoding DNA alkylation repair protein produces the protein MLKGMIIGYIKVPLDAKLELIRQFVPKINNWSVCDSFCSGLKFTKDHQMEVWTFLQPYFQSSHEFEVRFAVVMALIYYIEDLFIESVLETLDQVKHQGYYAQMAVAWAISICFIKQEKKTQTYLENHSLDPFTYQKALQKIIESNQVDKKTKARIKKMKKSER, from the coding sequence ATGTTAAAAGGCATGATCATTGGTTATATCAAGGTTCCTTTGGATGCAAAACTTGAGTTGATTCGTCAATTTGTGCCCAAAATTAATAATTGGTCAGTCTGTGATAGCTTTTGTTCAGGGTTAAAATTTACGAAAGACCACCAAATGGAAGTTTGGACGTTTTTACAACCTTATTTTCAATCATCTCATGAATTTGAAGTTCGATTTGCTGTGGTGATGGCGTTAATTTATTATATAGAAGATCTGTTTATTGAGTCTGTGCTAGAGACATTAGATCAGGTTAAGCATCAAGGATATTATGCTCAGATGGCAGTTGCATGGGCTATTTCAATTTGTTTTATTAAACAAGAAAAAAAGACTCAGACTTACTTAGAAAATCATTCATTAGATCCTTTTACTTATCAAAAAGCATTGCAAAAAATCATTGAATCAAATCAAGTCGATAAGAAGACGAAAGCACGGATAAAAAAGATGAAAAAAAGCGAGCGTTAG